Proteins from one Cyclopterus lumpus isolate fCycLum1 chromosome 11, fCycLum1.pri, whole genome shotgun sequence genomic window:
- the lratd2a gene encoding protein LRATD2a, with protein MGNQMDKLSHLSYAEIPTVDPHGVDTEEGPRIGVSYIFSNDDDELGDGCAADGTMKDPNQEEKQFDRRDEVESAVYNRDECIYEKSVKSANLEVSSPENLLNRCKAGDLVEFVAIGLLPHWAVYVGDFQVVHLHRAEVKNSFLTDASQGRRCRIVNDFYKFKALAPDMVVQNAMEQMGLKNRELSWRNSECFAAWCRFGRREFKMGGEIRIGKQPYRLKVDMSDKHSHMLEFQSLEDTIMEKRRNDQLGRKAMLQELAAHFRRRGGDQK; from the coding sequence ATGGGGAACCAGATGGACAAGCTGTCCCATTTAAGTTACGCCGAAATTCCCACAGTGGACCCGCACGGCGTGGACACGGAGGAAGGTCCACGGATCGGCGTCTCTTACATATTTTCTAACGACGACGATGAGCTGGGGGATGGCTGCGCGGCCGATGGCACGATGAAGGACCCGAATCAGGAAGAGAAACAATTCGACCGGCGCGACGAGGTGGAGAGCGCCGTCTACAACAGAGATGAGTGCATTTACGAGAAGAGCGTCAAGTCTGCCAACCTGGAGGTTTCCTCCCCTGAGAATCTACTAAACAGATGCAAAGCAGGTGACCTGGTGGAGTTTGTGGCCATCGGTCTATTGCCGCACTGGGCCGTGTACGTGGGGGACTTCCAGGTCGTGCACCTGCACAGAGCCGAGGTGAAAAACAGCTTTTTGACAGATGCAAGTCaagggaggaggtgcaggattGTGAACGACTTTTACAAATTCAAAGCTCTGGCTCCGGACATGGTGGTGCAGAACGCGATGGAGCAAATGGGCTTAAAGAACCGCGAGCTGAGCTGGAGGAACTCCGAGTGCTTTGCCGCCTGGTGCAGATTCGGCAGGAGGGAGTTCAAAATGGGCGGAGAGATACGGATAGGCAAGCAGCCCTACAGGTTGAAAGTAGATATGTCCGACAAACATTCGCACATGTTGGAGTTTCAGAGTTTGGAGGACACGATcatggagaagaggaggaacgaTCAACTGGGCAGGAAAGCCATGTTGCAGGAACTGGCCGCTCACTTCCGCAGACGTGGAGGAGATCAAAAGTGA